In the Quercus lobata isolate SW786 chromosome 5, ValleyOak3.0 Primary Assembly, whole genome shotgun sequence genome, one interval contains:
- the LOC115989198 gene encoding polyadenylate-binding protein-interacting protein 4-like isoform X1 yields MNLQQAVQPKLATNGFGRRRGEREVGTRTVSKSQFGKSNPSRSTNTGAMAGYKIGSNGSPSRDRVVYVTTCFIGHHVEVQVKDGSIYSGIFHAAEKDFGIVLKMAHLIKDGSLRGQRAAAESVSKAPIKTLIIQSEDFVQVSAKGVAVTKEELSQEFQRERQQELMLDSNISQSRHVELERELKPWVPDENYPQCPELDNIFDGQWNRDWNQFETNETLFGVKSTFDEELYTTKLERGPKMEELEKKASRIAREIEGEETQDLHLAEERGSHFHEDFDIDEETKFSSVYRGKGVDDSGYGDIENILSDSHNTETFGSLSIEKNNDGARLSSSFCSKVDQAQSSQSSTGLDLSRTGSYDHAKQLASEFLSKSVPASDSENRIQENSISDQHGLNNNAKELAEKKTSAEDAQLSKPEDSQSSLNEKKDSSDKGGIFANATSYATSCGVLSKSHEKTSYGEPSDGVASSKVHGEPQSLHSRGRPGSSASSSSDYAGGVSASSGPGLSPSSSMGSLSSEKSTLNPHAKEFKLNPNAKSFIPSQIPVRPQSPVSDGSFYFQPNVSAVPHMPGMPVGIGIGPSFPGHQPVIYPQVPPTPQPYFHANGPQYPQMLLGGHPRQVLYMQNYQHEMQYKGREY; encoded by the exons ATGAATCTGCAACAAGCTGTACAGCCTAAATTAGCTACTAATGGATTTGGCCGGCGAAGAGGTGAGAGAGAAGTAGGGACTAGGACGGTGAGTAAATCGCAGTTTGGAAAATCAAATCCCAGCAGATCAACAAATACAG GGGCAATGGCTGGCTACAAAATCGGCAGTAATGGGAGTCCTTCACGTGACCGGGTAGTATATGTAACAACTTGTTTCATTGGGCATCATGTGGAAGTTCAGGTGAAAGATGGGTCTATATACTCTGGAATATTTCATGCTGCTGAAAAAGATTTTG GAATTGTCTTGAAAATGGCACACTTGATAAAGGATGGTTCTTTACGGGGACAGAGGGCTGCTGCAGAGTCTGTTAGCAAGGCTCCTATAAAGACTTTAATTATACAGTCCGAGGATTTTGTACAAGTTTCTGCAAAG GGGGTGGCAGTAACCAAGGAAGAGTTATCACAAGAATTCCAACGTGAAAGACAGCAGGAGCTTATGCTGGACTCCAACATATCACAATCTCGACATGTTGAGTTGGAGAGAGAACTGAAACCCTGGGTTCCTGATGAAAATTATCCACAGTGTCCTGAACTGGACAATATATTTGATGGCCAATGGAATAG GGACTGGAACCAGTTTGAAACCAATGAAACATTATTTGGAGTAAAAAGCACCTTTGATGAGGAACTTTATACAACAAAACTTGAGAGAGGTCCTAAGATGGAAGAGTTGGAAAAGAAAGCCTCAAGAATTGCTAGAGAAATTGAGGGTGAGGAAACCCAAGATCTTCATTTAGCGGAG GAGAGAGGCAGTCACTTTCATgaagattttgatattgatgAGGAGACTAAATTCTCTTCTGTCTATAGGGGTAAGGGGGTTGATGATAGTGGGTATGGAGATATTGAGAATATATTATCGGATTCACATAACACTGAAACTTTTGGTAGTTTATCCATTGAGAAAAACAATGATGGAGCTCGGTTGTCATCAAGCTTTTGCTCTAAGGTG GATCAAGCACAGTCTTCCCAGTCAAGTACTGGCTTGGATTTAAGCCGCACTGGTTCTTATGATCATGCTAAACAGCTGGCATCCGAATTTCTTTCTAAAAGCGTCCCTGCTTCAGATAGTGAAAACag GATCCAGGAAAATTCAATCAGTGATCAACATGGACTCAATAATAATGCCAAGGAATTGGCAGAGAAGAAGACG TCAGCTGAAGATGCTCAATTGTCAAAGCCTGAGG ATTCACAGTCATCGCTTAATGAGAAGAAAGACAGCTCTGATAAAGGGGGAATATTTGCTAATGCCACCTCTTATGCTACATCATGTGGTGTTCTATCTAAGAGTCATGAAAAGACAAGTTATGGTGAGCCATCTGATGGTGTGGCATCTAGCAAAGTGCATGGAGAACCCCAATCTTTACACTCTCGTGGACGACCTGGTAGTTCTGCATCATCCAGTTCAGATTATGCAGGTGGTGTCTCGGCTTCTAGTGGACCTGGTTTATCACCAAGCTCATCAATGGGTTCGTTATCCTCTGAAAAGTCAACTTTGAATCCTCATGCTAAG GAATTCAAACTCAATCCTAATGCAAAGAGTTTCATACCGTCTCAAATTCCTGTTAGGCCTCAGTCCCCAGTCTCTGATGGTTCATTCTATTTTCAACCAAATGTCTCTGCTGTACCACATATGCCTGGCATGCCTGTGGGCATTGGA ATTGGACCCTCATTTCCCGGACACCAGCCTGTTATATATCCACAGGTTCCACCAACACCACAGCCATATTTTCATGCTAATGGCCCTCAG TATCCGCAGATGCTTCTTGGCGGTCACCCTAGGCAAGTCTTGTACATGCAAAACTATCAACAT GAAATGCAGTACAAAGGACGAGAATATTAG
- the LOC115989198 gene encoding polyadenylate-binding protein-interacting protein 4-like isoform X2 — protein MNLQQAVQPKLATNGFGRRRGEREVGTRTVSKSQFGKSNPSRSTNTGAMAGYKIGSNGSPSRDRVVYVTTCFIGHHVEVQVKDGSIYSGIFHAAEKDFGIVLKMAHLIKDGSLRGQRAAAESVSKAPIKTLIIQSEDFVQVSAKGVAVTKEELSQEFQRERQQELMLDSNISQSRHVELERELKPWVPDENYPQCPELDNIFDGQWNRDWNQFETNETLFGVKSTFDEELYTTKLERGPKMEELEKKASRIAREIEGEETQDLHLAEERGSHFHEDFDIDEETKFSSVYRGKGVDDSGYGDIENILSDSHNTETFGSLSIEKNNDGARLSSSFCSKDQAQSSQSSTGLDLSRTGSYDHAKQLASEFLSKSVPASDSENRIQENSISDQHGLNNNAKELAEKKTSAEDAQLSKPEDSQSSLNEKKDSSDKGGIFANATSYATSCGVLSKSHEKTSYGEPSDGVASSKVHGEPQSLHSRGRPGSSASSSSDYAGGVSASSGPGLSPSSSMGSLSSEKSTLNPHAKEFKLNPNAKSFIPSQIPVRPQSPVSDGSFYFQPNVSAVPHMPGMPVGIGIGPSFPGHQPVIYPQVPPTPQPYFHANGPQYPQMLLGGHPRQVLYMQNYQHEMQYKGREY, from the exons ATGAATCTGCAACAAGCTGTACAGCCTAAATTAGCTACTAATGGATTTGGCCGGCGAAGAGGTGAGAGAGAAGTAGGGACTAGGACGGTGAGTAAATCGCAGTTTGGAAAATCAAATCCCAGCAGATCAACAAATACAG GGGCAATGGCTGGCTACAAAATCGGCAGTAATGGGAGTCCTTCACGTGACCGGGTAGTATATGTAACAACTTGTTTCATTGGGCATCATGTGGAAGTTCAGGTGAAAGATGGGTCTATATACTCTGGAATATTTCATGCTGCTGAAAAAGATTTTG GAATTGTCTTGAAAATGGCACACTTGATAAAGGATGGTTCTTTACGGGGACAGAGGGCTGCTGCAGAGTCTGTTAGCAAGGCTCCTATAAAGACTTTAATTATACAGTCCGAGGATTTTGTACAAGTTTCTGCAAAG GGGGTGGCAGTAACCAAGGAAGAGTTATCACAAGAATTCCAACGTGAAAGACAGCAGGAGCTTATGCTGGACTCCAACATATCACAATCTCGACATGTTGAGTTGGAGAGAGAACTGAAACCCTGGGTTCCTGATGAAAATTATCCACAGTGTCCTGAACTGGACAATATATTTGATGGCCAATGGAATAG GGACTGGAACCAGTTTGAAACCAATGAAACATTATTTGGAGTAAAAAGCACCTTTGATGAGGAACTTTATACAACAAAACTTGAGAGAGGTCCTAAGATGGAAGAGTTGGAAAAGAAAGCCTCAAGAATTGCTAGAGAAATTGAGGGTGAGGAAACCCAAGATCTTCATTTAGCGGAG GAGAGAGGCAGTCACTTTCATgaagattttgatattgatgAGGAGACTAAATTCTCTTCTGTCTATAGGGGTAAGGGGGTTGATGATAGTGGGTATGGAGATATTGAGAATATATTATCGGATTCACATAACACTGAAACTTTTGGTAGTTTATCCATTGAGAAAAACAATGATGGAGCTCGGTTGTCATCAAGCTTTTGCTCTAAG GATCAAGCACAGTCTTCCCAGTCAAGTACTGGCTTGGATTTAAGCCGCACTGGTTCTTATGATCATGCTAAACAGCTGGCATCCGAATTTCTTTCTAAAAGCGTCCCTGCTTCAGATAGTGAAAACag GATCCAGGAAAATTCAATCAGTGATCAACATGGACTCAATAATAATGCCAAGGAATTGGCAGAGAAGAAGACG TCAGCTGAAGATGCTCAATTGTCAAAGCCTGAGG ATTCACAGTCATCGCTTAATGAGAAGAAAGACAGCTCTGATAAAGGGGGAATATTTGCTAATGCCACCTCTTATGCTACATCATGTGGTGTTCTATCTAAGAGTCATGAAAAGACAAGTTATGGTGAGCCATCTGATGGTGTGGCATCTAGCAAAGTGCATGGAGAACCCCAATCTTTACACTCTCGTGGACGACCTGGTAGTTCTGCATCATCCAGTTCAGATTATGCAGGTGGTGTCTCGGCTTCTAGTGGACCTGGTTTATCACCAAGCTCATCAATGGGTTCGTTATCCTCTGAAAAGTCAACTTTGAATCCTCATGCTAAG GAATTCAAACTCAATCCTAATGCAAAGAGTTTCATACCGTCTCAAATTCCTGTTAGGCCTCAGTCCCCAGTCTCTGATGGTTCATTCTATTTTCAACCAAATGTCTCTGCTGTACCACATATGCCTGGCATGCCTGTGGGCATTGGA ATTGGACCCTCATTTCCCGGACACCAGCCTGTTATATATCCACAGGTTCCACCAACACCACAGCCATATTTTCATGCTAATGGCCCTCAG TATCCGCAGATGCTTCTTGGCGGTCACCCTAGGCAAGTCTTGTACATGCAAAACTATCAACAT GAAATGCAGTACAAAGGACGAGAATATTAG